In the Chryseobacterium sp. MYb264 genome, one interval contains:
- a CDS encoding MotA/TolQ/ExbB proton channel family protein: MLLTELTTMLFAQVATPAVAAEDLEFSFWKIMFHGGAFAKIVMVTVIALGIFSVYLFFERFFFIKRLTSKTDSNFMDNIEDFIKEGKIESAADYCKRQNSPEGRILEKGISRLGRPVSDIVSAMESQAQVEVANMEKNLNLLAVVPSIAPMLGLLGTVIGMIIAFFNLSHATGSFSPKTLSEGIYTALGQTAVGLAVAIPANFFYNILLTRIDKFVLKAQNMSGEFLDLINKPL; encoded by the coding sequence ATGCTGTTAACGGAACTTACTACGATGTTGTTTGCACAAGTTGCTACACCTGCAGTGGCTGCAGAAGATTTAGAATTTTCATTTTGGAAGATCATGTTCCACGGTGGGGCTTTCGCTAAAATAGTGATGGTTACCGTGATCGCATTGGGTATATTTTCCGTATATCTGTTTTTTGAACGTTTTTTCTTTATTAAAAGATTAACCTCGAAAACAGATTCCAATTTTATGGATAATATTGAAGATTTCATTAAAGAAGGCAAAATAGAATCGGCAGCAGATTATTGCAAAAGACAGAATTCTCCGGAAGGAAGGATTTTAGAAAAGGGAATTTCAAGACTGGGGCGTCCTGTTTCAGATATTGTAAGCGCAATGGAATCTCAGGCTCAGGTGGAGGTTGCCAATATGGAGAAAAACCTGAATCTTTTGGCAGTGGTACCAAGTATCGCTCCAATGTTGGGACTATTGGGAACGGTAATCGGGATGATTATTGCGTTCTTTAATCTATCCCATGCCACAGGATCTTTCTCTCCAAAAACTTTGTCTGAAGGTATTTACACGGCTTTAGGACAAACGGCGGTGGGTCTTGCAGTGGCTATTCCGGCTAACTTTTTCTACAATATTTTATTAACGAGAATTGATAAATTTGTATTAAAGGCACAAAATATGT
- a CDS encoding DUF885 domain-containing protein translates to MKNILSKSILGVGLIIGLASCKKSDSPLTKVTPSNLDSIASNYYEQYLKLYPLEATSQGDLRYNDQLPINIDKDFISGEVAFYNSVQKQLDNVDYKSLSDEDKVVYDVLDFTLKDKIEAYAYHPEYIPFTQFGGLPLNFPLYGSGEGSQPFKTEKDYNDWLQRMDKFPDWMNAAQDNFREGITNKMVLPKKLVIKMIPQMRAEEIVSTDPDKNIFYGPIKKFPKNFTQAQKDKFSALYKDAITKKIIPAYTKMGDFLEKEYLPKGRDTDGYNSLPNGKEIYQFYAKSWTTTNISTDEINKIGLQQVAMLRAEMEKVKQQVGFTGTLEEFINFVKTDEKAMPYKTSKEVLAAFNGVLTKITPKLKTMFSVTPKTKFEIRQTEKFREASASAEYIQGTPDGKRPGIFYVPLPDPSKFNVTSGMESLFLHEAIPGHHYQVSLQQENTKLPKFMRFGWFGAYGEGWAHYCETLGPEFGLYTDPYQKMGYLSDQMLRAVRLVVDTGIHSGKMSREEAIKYFLSNISYDEAGATAEVERYMAMPGQALGYKIGSLRIRELREKYQKQLGAKFNLASFHDEVLSQGCLPLDVLNRKMELWAKKQK, encoded by the coding sequence ATGAAAAACATTTTATCGAAAAGTATTTTAGGCGTAGGACTTATTATTGGTCTTGCTTCCTGCAAAAAGTCGGATTCGCCGCTCACGAAAGTTACGCCATCCAATCTCGATTCTATTGCGTCCAATTATTATGAGCAATATCTTAAATTATATCCTTTGGAAGCCACTTCACAAGGTGATTTGAGGTATAACGACCAATTGCCCATCAATATCGATAAAGATTTTATTTCCGGAGAAGTAGCCTTTTATAATTCTGTTCAGAAACAGCTGGATAATGTAGATTATAAAAGTCTTTCAGATGAAGATAAAGTGGTATACGATGTGCTGGATTTTACCCTAAAAGATAAAATTGAAGCTTACGCCTATCACCCGGAATATATCCCTTTCACACAGTTTGGAGGCCTTCCTCTGAATTTCCCTCTGTACGGAAGCGGAGAAGGTAGTCAGCCCTTTAAAACAGAAAAAGATTATAACGACTGGCTTCAAAGAATGGATAAATTTCCGGACTGGATGAATGCGGCTCAGGATAATTTCCGTGAAGGAATTACCAATAAAATGGTTTTACCTAAAAAACTGGTTATCAAAATGATTCCTCAGATGAGAGCGGAAGAAATTGTTTCTACCGATCCTGATAAAAATATTTTTTACGGACCAATTAAAAAGTTTCCGAAGAATTTTACTCAAGCTCAGAAAGATAAATTCTCAGCGCTTTACAAAGACGCCATCACTAAAAAAATCATCCCGGCTTACACTAAAATGGGTGATTTTTTAGAAAAGGAATATTTACCGAAAGGTCGTGATACCGATGGATACAACAGCCTTCCAAACGGAAAGGAAATCTATCAGTTTTATGCAAAAAGCTGGACGACCACCAATATTTCCACAGATGAGATCAATAAAATCGGACTTCAGCAAGTGGCAATGCTTCGTGCGGAAATGGAAAAAGTAAAACAACAGGTTGGTTTTACCGGAACGTTGGAAGAATTCATCAATTTCGTAAAAACGGATGAAAAAGCGATGCCTTATAAGACTTCAAAGGAAGTTTTAGCAGCATTTAATGGTGTTTTAACGAAGATTACTCCAAAGTTGAAAACCATGTTCAGTGTAACTCCGAAAACGAAATTTGAGATCAGACAAACGGAAAAATTCAGAGAAGCTAGTGCGAGTGCCGAATATATTCAGGGAACTCCAGATGGCAAAAGACCTGGGATTTTCTATGTTCCGCTTCCTGATCCCTCGAAATTCAATGTCACTTCAGGGATGGAATCTCTTTTCCTTCACGAGGCAATTCCGGGGCATCATTATCAGGTTTCTTTGCAACAGGAAAATACAAAACTTCCTAAGTTTATGAGATTCGGTTGGTTTGGAGCGTATGGCGAAGGTTGGGCGCATTATTGTGAAACTTTAGGTCCGGAATTCGGCTTATACACAGATCCTTATCAGAAAATGGGGTATCTGAGCGATCAGATGTTGAGAGCCGTAAGATTGGTTGTAGACACCGGAATTCATTCAGGAAAAATGTCTAGAGAAGAGGCTATTAAATATTTTTTAAGCAATATTTCTTATGATGAAGCGGGAGCAACTGCCGAAGTGGAAAGGTATATGGCGATGCCGGGACAGGCTTTAGGCTACAAAATCGGTTCGTTAAGAATTCGTGAGCTGAGAGAGAAATATCAAAAACAATTGGGTGCAAAATTCAATTTGGCAAGTTTTCACGATGAAGTGTTGAGCCAAGGATGCCTTCCTTTGGATGTTTTGAACAGAAAAATGGAACTTTGGGCTAAAAAACAGAAGTAA
- a CDS encoding DinB family protein, with product MITASLQSLFTRDLTQLKKEIQAYTNEDAIWKIDKNILNSGGNLCLHLVGNINHFIGAYLGNSGYIRDRELEFSLKNIPREELISQVEKTIEVVNSSLEKLSAEDLEKEYPLEALGYKMTTGYFLIHLFGHLGYHLGQINYHRRLLDI from the coding sequence ATGATCACAGCAAGTCTACAATCTCTTTTCACGAGAGATTTAACTCAATTAAAAAAAGAAATTCAAGCCTATACCAACGAAGACGCTATCTGGAAAATAGATAAAAACATCTTGAATTCTGGTGGGAATTTATGTCTTCATCTGGTAGGAAATATCAATCATTTTATTGGTGCATACCTTGGAAACTCCGGTTATATACGAGATCGTGAGCTTGAATTTTCGTTAAAGAATATTCCGCGTGAAGAATTGATATCGCAAGTGGAAAAAACAATAGAAGTGGTAAATTCTTCCCTGGAAAAATTATCTGCTGAAGATCTTGAAAAAGAATATCCGCTGGAAGCTTTAGGTTACAAAATGACAACCGGATACTTTTTGATCCATCTTTTTGGACATTTAGGCTATCATTTAGGGCAAATCAATTACCATAGAAGACTGTTGGATATTTAA
- a CDS encoding GLPGLI family protein, with amino-acid sequence MNKIIISLFLVVFSICKSQIHRFYYELNYKPSTKSPELKKDIFYLDTKDNTSVFVRKEKVESDSLFLVNPELTQSITPYGTMNFRILKDIKNKSVSFKDDLFIGILAYKENVEFPWKISQEKGSFEQYQTQKAEVNYGGRTWVAWFVPDIPQWDGPYVFMGLPGLIVDIKDSADEYHWKLLGSKKIPNADLSLKGSMDGEQQVSKEAYLKNKKMIMQDPMPIFMQAMMNIDKDSKVMMKMRQQADDYKKYFQKNDNSIEK; translated from the coding sequence ATGAACAAAATTATTATTTCGTTATTTCTCGTTGTTTTCAGCATTTGTAAAAGTCAGATTCACCGTTTTTATTATGAGCTGAATTATAAGCCATCTACAAAATCTCCTGAATTAAAGAAAGATATTTTTTATCTCGATACAAAGGATAATACTTCGGTTTTTGTGCGAAAAGAAAAAGTAGAGTCCGATTCTCTGTTTTTGGTTAATCCTGAGCTTACACAATCGATTACGCCTTACGGAACGATGAATTTCAGGATTTTAAAAGACATTAAGAATAAATCGGTTTCTTTCAAGGATGATCTTTTTATTGGAATTCTTGCTTATAAGGAAAATGTAGAGTTTCCGTGGAAAATCTCTCAGGAAAAAGGAAGTTTTGAGCAATATCAAACTCAAAAAGCCGAAGTGAATTATGGCGGAAGAACCTGGGTCGCATGGTTTGTACCAGATATTCCACAATGGGATGGGCCGTATGTTTTTATGGGACTTCCGGGATTGATTGTTGATATTAAAGATTCTGCCGACGAATATCATTGGAAGCTACTTGGAAGTAAGAAAATACCTAACGCAGATTTGTCTCTTAAAGGCTCAATGGATGGCGAACAGCAGGTTTCCAAAGAAGCTTATCTTAAAAATAAAAAAATGATCATGCAAGATCCGATGCCGATATTTATGCAGGCAATGATGAATATTGATAAAGATTCAAAAGTAATGATGAAAATGCGTCAGCAGGCAGATGATTATAAAAAGTATTTTCAGAAAAATGATAATTCCATTGAAAAATAA